The sequence below is a genomic window from Tenacibaculum tangerinum.
AAGGCAACAATCGGAACTTCTGGCAAGGATTTTTTTAAGAATGAGAGTTGTTTATAAGAAGGACGAAAATCGTGTCCCCAAGCAGAAATACAATGCGCTTCATCAACAGCAATACAGCTTATATAAGATGGATACAACACATTTTGAAGCAATGATAAACTTTCGGGCGCAACATATAATAGTCTTATGCTTTTAGAGGCTATTACTTCAAATACTTGTTGCTGCTCTTCTGTTGATTGACTGCTATTAAAAAAAGTTGCAGGAATTCCGTTGGCTTTTAAACTATCTACTTGGTCTTTCATTAAAGCTATTAGTGGCGAAATGACCAATGTAACTCCTTCAAAAAATAATGCGGGTAATTGGTAGCATATAGACTTTCCTCCCCCCGTTGGCATAATAACCAGGGTATCTTTTTTTTCTAATATATTTTCAATAACAGCTTGTTGCTGTAAACGAAAACTATCATATCCAAAATTGGTCTTTAATTTTTCTAACAATTCTTGTTCTGTAACCTGCATCATTTGGTAAAAATAAGGAATAATAAAAGTTAAATGTCTATCTAAAAAACTAAGAGTTTATTTTTTTTCATATATTGTGTGGTAAAACTAATATTATGAAAAAAATTGTATTCTTATTTATTATTTCTTTAACTTTTAACTTATCTGCTAGCTCTCAAACAAAAAAACTAGTTATTAAAGTTACTGATGAAAATAATAAACCGATCCCTGGAGCCATCATTCTTTTTGATAACGTAAGACAAAAGAGTTGGACCAATTCTAAAGGTGTATTTAAAACAAAAATAGAAGAAACTCCTGAAGAAATAAGTGCTTTTTCTCCAAAAATAGGAATAGGAAAAGTTAAGTATAGTGGACAAGAAGTTGTTCACTTAAAAATATTAAAGGGTAAAGACAAAAATCTCATTTCTGTAGAGGATCAACACAATAACGTTACTGCAAATGCTTTTCAATATAGGAATATCTATGACTATTTAGTAGGTAAAGTTCCTGGGGTTAATGTAGTCGGTACTAGTATTATGATACGTGGAGTAAATACTGTAAATGGAAGTACAACACCTTTATTCGTATTTAATGGTACTATCGTTAGTCAGAGCTATTTTGGGCAAATTGTGCCAACCGACATAAAAAGTGTAACAATACTTAAAGGACCAGAATCTGCAAAATATGGAATCAGAGGGGCTAATGGAGTTATAGAAGTAACTAGTAAGTAGAAAACGTTAGTATCTCACTATAATATTTGTATAAAGTTTAAAACTATCGGGGTTAAAATCCTTGATAGTTTTTTAATGTTGATCCACTAATGAAAAAATAAGATTTTTTTAAACGATGTCTTTTCAAAACAGTTCAAAGCACGAAAAAGACCATCCTCTTTTCTGAAATCCATACAAAAACAAGATATTGAAAAAATATTGAAAGGAAAGTTCGTTGGCAATAATTATCTAAGAGATACTTTTAAATGGGCACTTTCATAAAATAGAAATTCCTTGTTTTTACAGGGGATTTGTTGTGCCTTATCTTCAAAACAAACCCCGAAAATCACCTAAAAAGGCAAAAAACGGGGTTTTGACATTACTTAATTATGAAAATACGAAGAATTTCTGAAATGCAACACCGTATTTCAATTTTTTCCCCTAAGCGAGAATTATGATGCTCATTATGCACGTTTTTTGGAGGGAGATTTAGGCAAAATCCATGCTGCTATTCCTTGGGATGATTTGGTAAATACTTTTGGTATCCATGAACAATCAACAGGGCGAAACTATCTTTTTAGTCCTAAAGGGAGGCTTGGTTTAATGTTTTTGAAGCATTACGCTAATTGTTCAGATAAGAAATTAATAGAGCAATTAAATTCCAATCTTGATTATCAATTTTTTTGTGATGTTGAACTAGGATTTGAACGTTTGACCAATAAAATAGTAAGTCAAATACGTTGTGAATTATCAGAGAAATTAGAGATTAGTTCAGTTGAGAAAGTTCTTTTTTCTTTTTGGAAAGGTCAAATAGAGAGCGCCAATCAAATAGTTATGGATGCAACTTGTTATGAGAGTGAACTATCTTATCCTAGCATTCAAAAATTACTTTGGCAGTCTGTGCATTGGCTTTATAAACAACTACAAAAAACCTGCTCAGTGTTAGGAGTTAAAATGATTCGAAGTAAGTATTTGAAATGGAAGAAACGTTATCAAGGGTTTAGTAAAATGCGAAGAAAAACCAAATCAAAACGAATCTCATTAACTAGAGCATTATTAAAATTACTATTGAAGTTTATCAATTTTGAAAAAGAACTACAAATCCATTCTAAACTAGAGTTTACCCCACAATATTATAAGAGAATAGCTACAATTCAAAAGATTTACGAGCAACAAAAGCATCACTTTGATACAGGAGAGAAAATAAAGGATAGAATTGTGAGTATTCATAAGGATTATATTCGTCCTATTGTCAGGGGAAAAGAAGTAAAACCTGTTGAATTTGGAGCAAAAGTGAACAAAGTTCAAATAGACGGGATTAGTTTTATAGAACACATCAATTTTAATGCTTTTCACGAGGGAAATCGTTTTATACAAACGGTTCAAAAAGTGCAAGGATTAACTCGAAAGAAAGTAAAAATAGCTGGAGCAGATAAAATTTATGCCACCAATAAAAACAGAAAATACTGTAGTTCTAAAGCTATACAAACAGACTTTATTCCTAAGGGGAAAAAATCTAAAAACCACAAAGAAAAACAGAAACTTAGAGCTATTATTTCCAAAGAAAGAGCTACAAGATTAGAAGGGTCTTTTGGTAAGGATAAAGAACATTATCATTTAAAAAAGATAAAGGCTAAAACTAAAAAAAATGAGATTCTTTGGATTTTCTTTGGAATACACACAGGGAACGCACTTGAAATTGGTCGTAGAAAAGCGAGAGAAATAGACAAAAAAACAGCCTAATTTTAAAGCCCAAAAATAAGGTTAATGAGAGAGGTATGTCTTGTCGGATCTTTTTCCTAAAATTTTACCTTGAAGAAACTCAAAAAAGCCACTAAAATCAAAAATCGGGATTAAATTTGTAAAATTCGAATACCGATTTTTCTTAAATCTCAGAAAACAATCTGTTTTCTGAAAGTGCCTAGTTAATTTCTTGTAACAATACCTGAACTGCTTTCTGTAATTGTGTATCTTCTACTCTATCTTTCCATCCAGGTGCATTTTTCACTAAGTAATCGGGTACGGCAGGAGCTTCATTTTCCATATTTTTTCCAGTCTTTTTTACATACCAGGCTCTAAAAGGCATCCTTATGAATCCGTTTTGGAGGTTTTTACCCCCCGTTGAAATTACAGCCCCAAAAGTTGGTTGCCCCACTAACTTTCCTAATCCTAAATTCTTAAAAGCATGTGAAAATATTTCGGCATTAGAATAACTATTTTCATTACATAAAGCCACCATGGGTTTTGTGTTTACCGACAAAATAGCGCGCTCGTTAAACGGATAGTTGTCTTTAAATTTTTGATGATTCTTTAAACTTTTTGCCGCTCCTCTTGGAATCGTATAAGCATGCTGATCTACATTTAGTACTGCCATTAAGCGATCAGTGGTCCAACCACCACCATTGTAGCGTACATCAATGACAATTCCTTTTTTACCATAACCACTAGCTTTTAGTTCTCTTTCAAAGCGTTCAAAACTTGGCATATTCATACCTCTTATATGGATGTATCCAAGCTGACCATTTGAATATTCATCAACTAATTTTTTTCTGGAGTTTACCCAAGCTTCGTATTGTAAGGTGTTCAAGGATTTTTCTGGTCGAAGTATCAATTCTTTCCCTTCTTTAAGACTCAATAAAATTTCCTTTTGCTGTGTGTTCTTTAGTAAGCTGTAGAAATTTGTGTTCTTATCAATTTGCTTTCCATTGATGGCAGTAATGACGTCACCTATTTTCAATTTACTGGTAGATTTATCTGCTACAGAATTGGGTAAAACGTATACTATTTTCGCTCCATTTTCAGTATTCACAACTTCCAAACCTAACAATCCTATAGCATCGCTTGTATTTCTAGGTGTGCTTCCTCGATATCCCATATGACTTGCATTTAACTGTCCTAATAGCAAGTTAAACATGTACTCGTAGTCTTGATGTGTAGTTGCAGATAACACCCAGGGTTTGTATTTCTTTACGAGATTCTCCCAGTTGTAACCGTGAAATTCTGGATCATAAAAACCCGCTGTTAAGGCACGAATTCCTTCTTCAAATACTTGTTGATACTCCAACTTGGTATGGGTGGTATAAGTAGCTCTATGCGGTAATGATGTTACCTTATCTGATTTTGTGTTTAATTCTGCTAATTTACCTCTTGTGGTAAAGTATATTTTCCCTTTCGTATCGGTGAAGTTTCGTCCCCCTATAATTCCCTTTAC
It includes:
- a CDS encoding TonB-dependent receptor plug domain-containing protein — its product is MKKIVFLFIISLTFNLSASSQTKKLVIKVTDENNKPIPGAIILFDNVRQKSWTNSKGVFKTKIEETPEEISAFSPKIGIGKVKYSGQEVVHLKILKGKDKNLISVEDQHNNVTANAFQYRNIYDYLVGKVPGVNVVGTSIMIRGVNTVNGSTTPLFVFNGTIVSQSYFGQIVPTDIKSVTILKGPESAKYGIRGANGVIEVTSK
- a CDS encoding transposase, whose protein sequence is MEGDLGKIHAAIPWDDLVNTFGIHEQSTGRNYLFSPKGRLGLMFLKHYANCSDKKLIEQLNSNLDYQFFCDVELGFERLTNKIVSQIRCELSEKLEISSVEKVLFSFWKGQIESANQIVMDATCYESELSYPSIQKLLWQSVHWLYKQLQKTCSVLGVKMIRSKYLKWKKRYQGFSKMRRKTKSKRISLTRALLKLLLKFINFEKELQIHSKLEFTPQYYKRIATIQKIYEQQKHHFDTGEKIKDRIVSIHKDYIRPIVRGKEVKPVEFGAKVNKVQIDGISFIEHINFNAFHEGNRFIQTVQKVQGLTRKKVKIAGADKIYATNKNRKYCSSKAIQTDFIPKGKKSKNHKEKQKLRAIISKERATRLEGSFGKDKEHYHLKKIKAKTKKNEILWIFFGIHTGNALEIGRRKAREIDKKTA